Part of the Natrialbaceae archaeon AArc-T1-2 genome, GACCTCGTCGCGCCCGTCGTCGCCGAGTCGTTCGACTTCGATCGACCCGACGTGGTGCTCACTGCGGCGACCGACGGCATCACCCTCGCGAGTGCGCTCGCAGGCTACTACGGGGTCCGCTGTGCCTACGCGAAGAAACGAAAGGAGACCGCTGTCGAGGAGTTCATCGAGGCTCGACAGCGCCTCGAGTCGGGGATCGAGCTCACCTACTACCTGCCCGCCTCGGCGATCGACGCCGGCGAATCGGTGCTGATCGTCGACGATCTCATCCGTTCGGGCGAGACACAGGAGCTGTTGCTCGACATCGTCGACTCGGCCGGGGCCGACGTCGCGGGCGTGTTCGCGCTCATCGCCGCGGGAGAGCGCGGGACCGATCGCGCGCGGGAACGTACCGACGCGCCGGTGGACGCGTTGACTGCCGTTTGATACGGACCGTTGTCCGTCTGTCCCGGCGCACCCGCGACCGTTCTGCGGTTGCACCGGGACATCGGTACAGCAATCCGTATGAGTCGCAGGCGGTCGTTCCGTTTCGAGAATCGAGCCAGTAAATCCATGACATCCCAGACAGTACGCACCGCCGGCAGGACTCCCGTCGACGGGTGTCGGACACCGGACACCCACCCTGCCGCTTGACGGAGAGGCCGACGGCCCGCGGTCCCCAGCCGCGTCGGTCTCCCCGTCGAACGCGTGCCACCGTCGGTAGCCCCGGTGTTGGAACCGAAAACTAGTTTTCCGACAGCCGGGTACGTCGGAGCATGCTCTCTATTGCGCTTGCCGGGAAGCCGAACGCCGGCAAGTCCACGTTCTACACGGCGGCGACGATGGCCGAGGTAGACGTCGCCAACTACCCATTCACCACCATCGACGCCAACCGCGGCGTGAGCCACGTTCGGACTGACTGTCCCTGTCTCGAGCGTGACGAACGCTGTAACAGCGACGACTGCCGGGACGGCAAGCGATACGTCCCGATCGAACTGCTCGACGTCGCCGGCTTAGTGCCGGGTGCACACGAGGGGAAAGGACTCGGCAACCAGTTCCTCGACGAACTCACGAACGCAGACGTCATCGTCAACGTGATCGATGCCTCCGGTGGAACCAACGAGAAAGGCGAACCGGTCGAGGTCGGCGAGCACGACCCCTTAGAGGACGTCGACTTCGTCGAGAAGGAGATGGACCTCTGGCTCGCGGACATCGTCGATCGCAACTGGGAGTCGGTCGAACGCAAGTCCCGCTCGCCCGAGTTCGACATCGACGACGCGCTCGCGGAGATGCTCACCGGCTTCGGCGCGACACCGGCCGACGTGGCGGCCGTTCTGCGGGGCCTCGAGTACCCCGAGGATCCGATCCAGTGGACCGACGAGGACCGCGAGGCGTTGGCCAGGGACGTCCGCCGACGGACGAAGCCGATCGTGATCGCCGCGAACAAGATCGACGTCGCCCCCGACGAACACGTCGAGCGGCTACTCGAGCTCGATAAACCCGTGATCCCCACCACCGCAGAGGGCGAACTCGCGCTCCGGCGAGCCGCCGAGAACGCCCTCGTCGAGTACGACCCCGGCGACGAGTCGATCGACATCGGCGGCGACGCAAGCGACGCCCAACGGGAGGCGCTCGAGGACCTTGGTGAGACGATGGCCGAGTGGGACGGCACCGGCGTCCAAGACGCACTGGATTACGCCGTCTACGATCTGCTGGATCACATTACAGCCTACCCTGTCGAGGACGCCTCGAAGTGGTCCGACGGCAGTGGCAACATCCTGCCAGATGCCCACCTGCTGCCCCGGGGCTCGACACCCGTCGATCTGGCCTACGCCGTCCACTCAGACATCGGCGACGGCTACCTCCACGCTGTCGACGCGAAATCGAACCGGGAGGTCAGCGAGGAGTACGAACTCGAGGAAGGAGATGTGATCAAGATCGTGAGCACTAATTGATCAGACAGCGGTAATGCCTGACCAGGTCCGGGAGTCGTGACGAACCGGATCGCGGACGACTCGACGCATCCCGTGGCGCTACTCGTCGTACAGCGGGGCGTGCTCGTCACAAAATGCCGGCTCGCGTAGCTGTGCCTCGAGCAGGTCCTCGTGGTAGTGGGCGTTGAACAGCCGACATCCCTCGTTCTCACAGAACGCCTCGCCGGTCTCGAGGTAGTGATACGCCTGGAGGACGTACCCCTTCAGCGCGTCGGTCGTCCTGGGATCGTTCTCGATCAGGAACTCGCCGTCGACCTGGTTCTCTAGTACCTCCCGTGGCGGTGCATCGCCCGACAGCAGGGCGTGTTTCTGTTTTTCCTGGTAGTACTCCTCGGGCTTGGCCGGGGCCTCGTACAGTCCTGGAACGGAGACAATCGCAGGCTGACCGAGCACGTTCACCCGTTTGTGCCAGCGTCCGTCGTGGTCGCCCCACGTCCCGATCGCCCGGTCGAGAACAGCGATGTGGGCCGTCTCGAGGCCGCGTTCGTCGTCCGGCAACGCGGCGTTCAGCGCCCGCTGGACGTGTACGCCGTCGTAGAGGACCCCACCCTCGCGTTCGGGATGCTCAAGGGCACGCTCTTCGTACCGAACGATACCTACCATCGTGTTGCCGGTCTCTCGCTCGTACGGCGACACGACTCGGGATTCGGCGAACCGCTCGGGGAGTTCGTCGGTGCGGTGGGTCTCGAGAAAGCGGTCTCTAATCGAGACGGTCGCGTCGACGCGGTCGCGAAGCCACTCGACGACGGCGTCGACGTCGGCGACGGTGGTCGGCGCTCGATAGCAGACGATTCGATCGACCATGCACCACGTAGTCGTACCACCCGGTACATAGTTGTGATCGAACCGGAAAGCAGTAGGACGTCTGCGTCACCGTGACCGACGCGTCCCGGTCGCGACCGGCCGAACCCGCGTTCGGGCTCCGGTCGTTCGATGTGACAGTCTGGCGAACTGGCCGATGCTCGAGTGGAAAAGTAGATGTGGACGACGAGCCAGCACGGAAACGACGTGTCCCCGACCGCCTCCCATCCTGTCGTCGGCTCTCCAGCAGTCTCAAGGCCCGTCGGACCGAACCGTCGGCGTATGTACCGTCGCGGGTTCCTCGTCGCCGTCGTCGCGACGACGGGCTGTCTCGAAGCCGCCGGAGACAACGGCGAGGAGGTCACCGATCCGACGGATATCGTCATCGTCTCCGACGGACTCGGTCGGGAGGACACCGGAACGGAAGACGAACGCGTCTACGTCTGGGGCGTCGCCAGAAACGAGGACGACCGAGACCTGAGCTACGTCGAGATCCGGGCTACCTTCCTCGATGCGGACGGCAAAGAACTCGACAGCGTCATCGAACACGTCGAGGACGTCACGTCGGGTCAGGAGTGGGCGTTCGAGATCGAGTACCCACACTTCGGTGAAGACGCCGCCGACGTCGACGACTACGAACTCGAGCCGACGACAGGTCTGTAGGCGCTCGCGGGGCGGGTGACGACCGAAGCCTCGAGGACGAGGGGCTCCAGCCCGGCCTCGAGTGGACACGACGCGTCCGACATCGAACTATGACCGACCACGACGACGGCATCGCCGTACTCGCAAAGCAGGGAAGCATCACGTTCGTCGGGAACGTCGTCAACGGCGTACTCGGCTTCGCCATCGTGATGCTGATGACCCGCTTCGTCAGCCCGTCGGTGTACGGTCTGTTCGTGCTCGCGACGTCCGTGGTGCTTTTCATGCAGGTGTTCGCGAACCTCGGTCTGCCGCTTGCGATCGATTACTTCGTTCCGCAGTATCTCGACGACGACGAACCCGGCAAAGCGAAAGGCGTCATCGTCCAGGTTACGACGGCAGTACTGGTCTCCGCGACCGTCGTTTCAATCGCGCTGACCGTCGGCGCCTCGACCGTTAGCGGACTCTTTCGGGAACCCTCGTTGGCCGTCGCACTGGTACTGCTAAGCGTCGCGATCCCGATGCTTGCGATCTACAACGTGTTACTCACCTCCTACTACAGCATCAAGAAGCTCCAGTACCGGGTGCTGGTTCGCGACCTCGTCCGTCCGGTCGTCCGGTTCGTCGCCACGCTCGGGTTGTTACTCGCCGGCTTCGGCCTGCTCGGACTCGTCGGGGGATACGTCGTCGGCCTGCTCGTCGCGATCACCGTCGGCGCGATCGTGTTTCTCTATCGAGCCTGGTCGATCGTCTCGGCAGATCTCGAGTTCGTCCCCTCGCGGCCGCTTTTCACCTACTCGGTGCCGCTTGCGATGACGAGCGTCGTCTACGTCCTGATGGGCCACGTCGATTACTTCGTGCTCGGATTTTTCCTCAACTCGGGCGACGTCGGCATCTATCGCGTCGGCTACATGGTCGGCTCGGCGCTGGTAATCATCTTCAGCTCGCTCGCACCCGTGTTCAAGCCCCTGATCGCCGAGACGAGAGAGGACACCGACCTCGTCGAACAGCGGTTTCGCGTCGCCGCCCGCTGGATCGCCGGCTTTACGATCCCGATCGCGATCACGCTCTCACTCGGCGCGAGTTCGTACCTCGCAGTGTTGTACACGCCTCAGTACGCCGAGGCCAGCGCCGTCGTCGCCTTGCTCTGTGTGGCATTTCTGTTCAACGTCACGTTCGGCGGTCCCGACGGGACGCTGTTACAGGGGATGGGCTACTCGCGGGTCGTCTTTCTCAACACGTCGGTGTTGTTCGGCGCGAACTTCGTCGTCTCGATAGCGCTCGTTCCGATTTTCGGCATCGAGGGTGCAGCAATCGGCTCCGCAACCGCGCTCGTGCTCGTGGGCGTACTCACCATCGGCGAGCTGTACTATCTCGACGGCGTCCACACCTTCACCCGCGACTTCGCCAAGGTCGTTCTCGCGGGCGCCCCGGCGACGATCGCCGGCCTCCCAGTCGTCGCGTTCGTCGCGTCGGACGTGGTCGTCGTCGTCGTTCTCCCGATCATCGTCACCCTCGTATATCTCCTCTCGCTCGTCGTCACCGACGCGTTCACCGATGCGGACGCGCGGATGATCTCGGCGTTCGCTCCGAACGTCCGAACGTGGCTCCCGGCAGGGCTCCTGGGTCGGTGATCGAGAACGCGGCGACGGATTATTCGACGGTGACGCTTTTCGCGAGGTTACGCGGCTTGTCGATCGGCCGATCCAGCAGGTCGGCCGCATGATAGGAGACGAGCTGGAGCTGGACGTTCGCGAGCAGAGCCGCGAGCGAGGGCTCCGTCTCGGGGATCTCGAGGTGGGCGTCCGCGAGTTCGGTCGCCCGGTGATCGTCCGGACAGACGGCGACGACGGGTGCACCTCGGGTCGCGGCCTCCTCCGTATTTTTTAGCGTCTTTTCGTCTTCCTCGCCGGTAAAGACCGGAAACACCGGCGTCTCCGGCGTCACGAGCGCGAGCGGTCCGTGTTTGAGCTCGCCCGAGGCGAACCCTTCGGCGTGTTCGTACGTGATCTCTTTGAACTTCAACGCCCCCTCGAGGGCAACCGGGAAGCCGAGCCCCCGGCCGATGAAGAAGTACGACTCGGCATCTACGTACCGGCGAGCGATCCGGTCGGCGTTGGACGACGCGAGCAGACCGTCGATCCGATCGGGAAGCGCGGCGAGGCCGGGGAGAAACGACTCGATGTCGAACGGGGTCCCGTCGCTGGCGTCTGCCGCGAGCCGGTGGGCGAGCAACGCGAGAATGACCGCCTGTGAAGAGAAGGTCTTGGTCGCGGCGACGCCGATCTCGGGACCGGCACGGATACAGATCGACTCGTCGGCAACGCGAGCGGCCGTCGATCCGACGACGTTGGTGACGGTCAGCGTCCGTGCACCCTCGGCGTCTGCGGCTCGCAGTGCCGAGAGGGTGTCTGCCGTCTCGCCGCTTTGACTGACCGCGACGACCAGCGTTCCGTCCCGAACTGGCGGCGAACAGACGCTGTACTCGTTGGCCAAGAGCGCACGGGCCGGAATGCCGGCCCGGTTCAACGCGAGTGACCCGAAAAGTGCCGCGTGATAGGAGGTGCCACAGGCGACGAGCTGGACGGTATCGATCCCGTCGAACGAGCCCGGTTCGAATCCCTCGAGGTCAATCGACGCGTTGTCGGGCTGGATGCGCCCCTCGATCGTCTGGGCCAGCGAAGTCGGCTGCTCGTGGATCTCCTTGAGCATGAAGTGATCGTACTCGCCTTTCCCCGTCTGTTCGGGATCCCAGTCGACGGTCTCGGGTGGCCGCGATACCGGCCTCCCATCGAGGTTGGTGAACTCGACGCCGTCGGGACGAACGATCGCGACGTCGCCGTCCTCGAGGTAGACGACAGTGTCCGTGTACTCGAGGAACGCGGGGACGTCGCTGGCGAGGAAGTACTCGCCGTCGTCGATCCCGACGACGAGCGGCGACCCCTGCCGGGCGGCGTAAATTGCGTGTTCGCCCGACAGCATGGCGGCGACGGCGTAGCTTCCCTCGAGGGCGTCGATCGCGTGCCGGAAAGCGGACTCGTTTCCGTAGCCCTCCTCGAGATAGTGCTGGATGAGGTGTGGGATAACCTCGGTGTCGGTGTCGCTCGTGAACTCGTGGCCGCGTTCGGAGAGTCGGGACTTGAGGTCGGCGTAGTTCTCGATGATCCCGTTGTGGACGACCGCGACGTCCGTCGTCGAATCCGTATGCGGGTGGGCGTTCTCGTCGGTCGGCGGTCCGTGCGTGCTCCAGCGGGTGTGACCGATGCCGATCCGCCCCTCGAGCCCAGGGTTCCCGACCGACGCCTTCAGTTCGGAGACCTTCCCGGAGCGTTTGCGGACCTCGATCCCCGCCCCGTTCTGAACCGCGACGCCAGCGGAGTCGTAGCCACGGTACTCGAGGTTCTCGAGACCGGACAACAGCGTCTCGATCGCATCGCCGGTCCCGACGTGTCCGATGATTCCACACATCAGCGACCCACCTCGAGTTGCCCCGACGCAGATCGGTACCCGTCCACGGAGACTAATGACACACGGTGTCCGAACATAACCACACCCAGACTCGCCCGGCCCATTACTATAGACGGACTACGAGGGGCTGTAGTGCAGGAGTAATAGGGCCGGGGCCACCGGATTGGCCGCTTCGAATGTGCGGGCCGGTGTCGGGTCATCCCCGGACCGTCCATCGCGACCGCTCGGGTGTCACACGGCGGGGCCGGTGCGACGCGATGACGTTCACGACGGACGACAGTACGTCGATCAAACTGCCGACGATCGAGTGTGTACGCTCTGGTGAACGATCGGAAACGACCGACATACTGGCTGGTAGCTTTAAGCAACGGCCGGTAGAACGAAGCTACGGACATGGAACTCACCTGGCACGGTCACTCGACGTGGCACGTTACCGTCGACGAGACGAAGCTGTTGATCGATCCGTTCTTCGACAACCCGAAGACCGATCTCGAGCCGGCAGACGTCGACACCCCCGACTACGTATTGTTGACCCACGGCCACGCCGACCACATCGCGGATGCGGACGCGTTCGCGGACGCGACGCTCGTGGCGACACCCGAGCTCGCGAGCTACGTGGAGTCCGAGTTCGGCTACGACGACACCGTCGGGATGAACATCGGCGGCACCCTCGAGTGCGACGACGCGTTCGTGACGATGCACCGGGCCGACCACACCAACGGCATTATGACCGAGTACGACGTCGACGCTGGGATGCCGACCGGCTTCGTCGTCTCCGATACGATGCCGACGAAAGAGGCAGACGGCGAGAGCCGGACCTTCTATCACGCCGGCGACACCGGCCTCATGACCGAGATGCGCGACGTCATCGCTCCCTTCCTCGAACCCGACGCCGTCGCCGTTCCGATCGGCGATCACTTCACGATGGGGCCGTGGCAGGCCGGCGTCGCCGTCGACTGGCTCGACGCCGATCACGCTCTGGCGATGCACTACGATACGTTCCCGCCGATCGAACAGGACCCCGAAGACTTCGAGCGGGAAGTGCGTGCGACCGGCAGCGACGCCGACGTCCACGTCCTCGAGGGCGACGAGACGTTCACGCTCGAGGATCCGGTGTAGCGTCCGAACGGCTGGCGAGAACCCGCCCTCGAGTGGACGCCCCGGCGGTCGCCGCCGGACGAGATACAGGGTGATTTATATCGTCGCAGCCGTCCCCTTCTACCAGTGAAGTGGCGATGTGCGTGGTGTGGGAAGCCACACGAGGAGAACGACCCACCCTGTGACACCTGCGGACACAACAGCTTCGAGGAGGCGGTCGTCCGCGAACGGCAGCTCGAGACCGTCGACACCGGCCCGGAGTACGTCTGGCGGTGTCCAAGCTGCGGTCGCGACCACGTCAAGAACACCCCGCCGTGTTCGCGCTGTGGCAACCCCGAGCTCGAACAGACCGAACAGACCTACGAGGACGTCGAGCGCGACCTCGAGACGCCGAGCTGGTTCGAGGTCGCGAAGCCGTATACGCCGGTCATCGCCGTGTTGGTTCTCGTCGTCGGCCTCTTCGCGACGGGAATCGTTCCGCTCTCGATACTGCCGGGCGTCGGAACGCCGACGCCGCCCGACGCGCCGGGTGACGGCGAGACGGCGGCCGGACTCGACCTCGAAGAGACCGAAGGCGAGATCCACGACCGTCTCGAGGCCGAACGGGAAAGCGAGGGCTACGAGAGTCGGACGACCGATGCCGGACTCGGGGCGCTCGCGGAGTACCTGAACCGCCAGTACGTCGTCGCGGAGTACACCGACGACGATCCGGGTGAGACGCCACCGCCGAGTGAGTTCGATCCGTCCTGTACCGGTGAGGAGATCGTCTCCGGATCGGTGGTGCTCGAGGATACGGTCGACGACTACAACGACGAGACGGCGCTGGCCGACGACGTCGCTGACGCGTTACTCGAGGCGGACGCGGACGTCAGATCGGGGTACGAAGCCGAGGAGATCGACGTCCACGTCGTCGAGGGTGACGTCGTCGTCCGTTACGCTGCGTGCTAGTCTCCGGTGGACGCTGACGTGTTATCCGAAAACAGATGCCGCGGTATCAGGCCGCCGCCTCGAAGGCGTCCCGGAACGCCTGTGATTTCTCCTGGACGGTCACGGCGGCGTCCTCGAGCGCGTCGAGAGGGTCGACGCCGGATTCCGTCTTGATCGTCAGAATGGGTTCGGTCTGACCGCCCGACTGTTCTGGGTTCACGTCGTAAGTCGCGGCGGCGACGTCGTCGTGTTCGAGCAGAGCCCCTTTGAGGACGTTCATGAACGTGTGGTCCTCGCCGGCGATCTCGATCGAAAGCTCGTTCTCGCTGCTTTCGGTGACCCGCAGTTCCATGTCCCTCGTTCCGACCGTCGGCCGCTTGTACCTTTCGAAGGGACGGGTTCGGACGGTGACGTCGCCGTTGGGACGTAAACCACTATACGGATCCGGGCGAACGCTTGAGACATGGTATCGCTCGGAGGCGTGCTCGCGATGATCGTCGCCGTCGCACTCGTCGCCTCGCTGTGGACTATCCACCGACTCGAGTGTCCCGATCGTCGATGGCACGAACGGCTCCGAACGCGGCTGGTGGGCGGCGTTCCGTGGGGGACGCTCGTAGTGATGACGGTCGTCCTCGCGGTGTACCTGTTCGTCCAGGACGGGATCACGGACTTCGAGAACCCGGTCGTGTTACCCTACCGGGCGTGGTCGTACTTCTATCCGCTCGGGATGGCGACGGCCCCGTTCTCACACGCCAGTTCGGGACACCTGATCGGGAACCTCGTCGGGACGCTGGTCGTGGCACCCATCGCGGAGTACGCCTGGGGACACTACCCGCCGTCGGGTGACGATCGCTCTGACCGAAAGCGGTCGTGGCGGACGAACCCGTGGGTGCGGGCGTTCGTGGTCTTCCCCACCGTCATCGTCGCGATCGGACTCGTAAGCAGCGTCTTTGCGCTCGGGCCTGTGATCGGGTTCTCTGGGGTCGTCTACGCCTTCGTCGGCTTCGCGATCGTTCGGTATCCGATCACGACGCTCGTCGCGACGCTTGGCGTCCAGGGGGCGGCGATTACGACCTACAACGCGCTTCGGTCGCCGATTTACGTCCACGAGGTGTCGGCGAGTCCCCCGTCCGCGCCGGGATGGGCGACGACGGCCATCCAGGGTCACGCGCTGGGCTTTCTTCTCGGATTCTTGCTCGCTGTCGCCGTCTTCACCCGACGCGGCTATCGGCCCAGTCCGTTTCGACTGTGGATCGCCGTTCTCCTGTATGCGTTCTCGAGTTCGTTGTGGGCGATCTACTGGTTCCGCGACGACGCCTACGTCCTGTTCCAAGGACCCGGCGTCGCCATCGTCGCGATCCTCGCACTCGTCGTCACGCTGTCGGTGACCGCTTCGGATCGGCCGATCGTTCCCGATCGCGCCCGCGAGGTCGTTCCGGGACGCTCGCGACACGACGAAAACGGCGTCGAACGAATTCTCGCGATCGGGTTCGCTGATACGGGCTCGGACTCGAGGTCGAGTCCGGGAACGAGCGTCGACCGCGTCCGCGAACTCGCACTCGCGGCCCGACCGCGGGTCGAATCGCGCCTC contains:
- a CDS encoding rhomboid family intramembrane serine protease encodes the protein MVSLGGVLAMIVAVALVASLWTIHRLECPDRRWHERLRTRLVGGVPWGTLVVMTVVLAVYLFVQDGITDFENPVVLPYRAWSYFYPLGMATAPFSHASSGHLIGNLVGTLVVAPIAEYAWGHYPPSGDDRSDRKRSWRTNPWVRAFVVFPTVIVAIGLVSSVFALGPVIGFSGVVYAFVGFAIVRYPITTLVATLGVQGAAITTYNALRSPIYVHEVSASPPSAPGWATTAIQGHALGFLLGFLLAVAVFTRRGYRPSPFRLWIAVLLYAFSSSLWAIYWFRDDAYVLFQGPGVAIVAILALVVTLSVTASDRPIVPDRAREVVPGRSRHDENGVERILAIGFADTGSDSRSSPGTSVDRVRELALAARPRVESRLSDLSRRQAAVGAVVLVLALVAGPAVAANAFIVDGGHGDESENAVVVEDYTVTYVENVENEMVSIVDVEVFGEESTVEASGVVVSSSDRNVWMETVSTQRLAFDGGATIEVGGPGWRETIHVDRRGWSAVGNDTAYQVRLWTDGEDPQLVYASDPVRADVRIDGRTVTVVPDGDEFVLEVTEPNETTSSVVVPDENETVTAGGLTFERDDEGVYARSDGTEVQVASRETY
- a CDS encoding flippase, yielding MTDHDDGIAVLAKQGSITFVGNVVNGVLGFAIVMLMTRFVSPSVYGLFVLATSVVLFMQVFANLGLPLAIDYFVPQYLDDDEPGKAKGVIVQVTTAVLVSATVVSIALTVGASTVSGLFREPSLAVALVLLSVAIPMLAIYNVLLTSYYSIKKLQYRVLVRDLVRPVVRFVATLGLLLAGFGLLGLVGGYVVGLLVAITVGAIVFLYRAWSIVSADLEFVPSRPLFTYSVPLAMTSVVYVLMGHVDYFVLGFFLNSGDVGIYRVGYMVGSALVIIFSSLAPVFKPLIAETREDTDLVEQRFRVAARWIAGFTIPIAITLSLGASSYLAVLYTPQYAEASAVVALLCVAFLFNVTFGGPDGTLLQGMGYSRVVFLNTSVLFGANFVVSIALVPIFGIEGAAIGSATALVLVGVLTIGELYYLDGVHTFTRDFAKVVLAGAPATIAGLPVVAFVASDVVVVVVLPIIVTLVYLLSLVVTDAFTDADARMISAFAPNVRTWLPAGLLGR
- a CDS encoding DUF7001 family protein, translated to MVDRIVCYRAPTTVADVDAVVEWLRDRVDATVSIRDRFLETHRTDELPERFAESRVVSPYERETGNTMVGIVRYEERALEHPEREGGVLYDGVHVQRALNAALPDDERGLETAHIAVLDRAIGTWGDHDGRWHKRVNVLGQPAIVSVPGLYEAPAKPEEYYQEKQKHALLSGDAPPREVLENQVDGEFLIENDPRTTDALKGYVLQAYHYLETGEAFCENEGCRLFNAHYHEDLLEAQLREPAFCDEHAPLYDE
- the glmS gene encoding glutamine--fructose-6-phosphate transaminase (isomerizing), giving the protein MCGIIGHVGTGDAIETLLSGLENLEYRGYDSAGVAVQNGAGIEVRKRSGKVSELKASVGNPGLEGRIGIGHTRWSTHGPPTDENAHPHTDSTTDVAVVHNGIIENYADLKSRLSERGHEFTSDTDTEVIPHLIQHYLEEGYGNESAFRHAIDALEGSYAVAAMLSGEHAIYAARQGSPLVVGIDDGEYFLASDVPAFLEYTDTVVYLEDGDVAIVRPDGVEFTNLDGRPVSRPPETVDWDPEQTGKGEYDHFMLKEIHEQPTSLAQTIEGRIQPDNASIDLEGFEPGSFDGIDTVQLVACGTSYHAALFGSLALNRAGIPARALLANEYSVCSPPVRDGTLVVAVSQSGETADTLSALRAADAEGARTLTVTNVVGSTAARVADESICIRAGPEIGVAATKTFSSQAVILALLAHRLAADASDGTPFDIESFLPGLAALPDRIDGLLASSNADRIARRYVDAESYFFIGRGLGFPVALEGALKFKEITYEHAEGFASGELKHGPLALVTPETPVFPVFTGEEDEKTLKNTEEAATRGAPVVAVCPDDHRATELADAHLEIPETEPSLAALLANVQLQLVSYHAADLLDRPIDKPRNLAKSVTVE
- a CDS encoding FxLYD domain-containing protein, producing MYRRGFLVAVVATTGCLEAAGDNGEEVTDPTDIVIVSDGLGREDTGTEDERVYVWGVARNEDDRDLSYVEIRATFLDADGKELDSVIEHVEDVTSGQEWAFEIEYPHFGEDAADVDDYELEPTTGL
- a CDS encoding DNA-directed RNA polymerase subunit L — encoded protein: MELRVTESSENELSIEIAGEDHTFMNVLKGALLEHDDVAAATYDVNPEQSGGQTEPILTIKTESGVDPLDALEDAAVTVQEKSQAFRDAFEAAA
- a CDS encoding redox-regulated ATPase YchF, which codes for MLSIALAGKPNAGKSTFYTAATMAEVDVANYPFTTIDANRGVSHVRTDCPCLERDERCNSDDCRDGKRYVPIELLDVAGLVPGAHEGKGLGNQFLDELTNADVIVNVIDASGGTNEKGEPVEVGEHDPLEDVDFVEKEMDLWLADIVDRNWESVERKSRSPEFDIDDALAEMLTGFGATPADVAAVLRGLEYPEDPIQWTDEDREALARDVRRRTKPIVIAANKIDVAPDEHVERLLELDKPVIPTTAEGELALRRAAENALVEYDPGDESIDIGGDASDAQREALEDLGETMAEWDGTGVQDALDYAVYDLLDHITAYPVEDASKWSDGSGNILPDAHLLPRGSTPVDLAYAVHSDIGDGYLHAVDAKSNREVSEEYELEEGDVIKIVSTN
- a CDS encoding metal-dependent hydrolase codes for the protein MELTWHGHSTWHVTVDETKLLIDPFFDNPKTDLEPADVDTPDYVLLTHGHADHIADADAFADATLVATPELASYVESEFGYDDTVGMNIGGTLECDDAFVTMHRADHTNGIMTEYDVDAGMPTGFVVSDTMPTKEADGESRTFYHAGDTGLMTEMRDVIAPFLEPDAVAVPIGDHFTMGPWQAGVAVDWLDADHALAMHYDTFPPIEQDPEDFEREVRATGSDADVHVLEGDETFTLEDPV
- a CDS encoding phosphoribosyltransferase family protein — protein: MNRAEKAALQLRAVDVLCMLKETRTYDELETLTGLPAGDLNRYVNGHVLPSADRARAVVEDVGREALAGELDARIRIDDEGYVDTSGIVFDQSFLDLVAPVVAESFDFDRPDVVLTAATDGITLASALAGYYGVRCAYAKKRKETAVEEFIEARQRLESGIELTYYLPASAIDAGESVLIVDDLIRSGETQELLLDIVDSAGADVAGVFALIAAGERGTDRARERTDAPVDALTAV